Below is a genomic region from Venenivibrio stagnispumantis.
TTTGTCTTGCTTCTTCTACATTTTCACCAAGTTCTATGGATTTTACAAACTCATCATTAAACTCCGGTTTTACTTCTTGTCTAACTTCCAATATCTTAATATTTACAGTTGCTTTTCCTATTTCTTTTCCTTCTGGATTGTATAATGGAACATTTTCAAGTTTTACTTCATCTCCGGCTTTTTTTCCTATTAATGCATCTTCTATTTCTTTTCTGAGCATTCCGGCTCCAATTACTGCTTCAAATATATCTTTTTCTTCAGAGCCATCTTCTGCTACTATATGATATTCTATTTCAACTTCATCACCTATTTCTATTGCTTTGTCTGCTACTTCATACGTTATATTTTCTTCTAATATAGAATCTATTTCTTTTTGGATATCTTCTTCTGTAACTTCTACTTTTAATGTTTCTACTTCTATATTTTCATAATCTTTTAATTCAAATTCCGGTGCAACTTCAAATTCCACTTTAAACTTTAATTTTTCATCATTTTCAAGCTCAATTTCTCCAAATGATATTTCTTGGGTTACAGGTTTTAAATTTTCTTTTTCTAAAATCTCATTTAGATATTTTCCTATGTATTGTTTTGCAGTTTCTTCTTTTATTAAATCTTTATATCTTGCTTTTACTATGCTTTTTGGAGCCTGTCCTTTTCTAAATCCTTTTATTTCTGCATTTTTAGTTAGCTCTCTTATAATTTCTTCTACTATTTCTTTAACTTTTTCTCCTTGGTCTTCAATTGTTAATGTTCTAACTAAATCTTTGCTTTCTACTACTACGTTCATTCTTACTCTCCTTTTAACATTTTTTTTGAAAAAAATAATATATCATAAATAAAGCCAAAAATGCTTTATGAAATGTTTGAAAGTTTTTTAAATATTTCAAATACTACAGAGAAATCCATATCTGTTAAATTATTTGATTTTGCACTATTATAGTATTCTCTTGAAATTGCAGTAAATTGTGAAACAACACCAAGTTTATTCGCAACATCTAAAGCATAAGTTAAATCTTTATGGATTAAACCTGTAGAAAAATGGGTTGAATAATCTTTATTTAATAATTTTTCTTTTTTTGCATCTAAAACCATAGATTTTCCTGCACCATTTTCAAGAACTTTTAATGCAAGTTTTTCATCTATTCCGGCTTTCTTTGCAAATATAAATGCTTCACATAAAACATTAAAAAATGAACCAAGCACTGCATTATTTATAAGCTTCATAGTTGAAGCCATACCATAATCTCCAATAAAAAAGATTTCTTTCCCTAATGCTGAAAATATATCAAGATTGTTTTTGTAAATATTTTCATCACCACTTATAAGTATTGTTAAAACTCCTTTTTGAGCCGGTATCACACTACCTATAACAGGTGCTTCTAAAAAATAAGCTTCATTTTTTATAATCATATTTGCAATGTTTTTTGCAGTTTCCGGATGAACAGTTGTCATATCAATAAATAATTTATTTTTTATGTTGTTTTTAATTATCTTAGAGTATATATCAAATACAGAGTTAGAATCATAAAGCATAGTTATAATAATTTCTCTATCTTTTATCAGTTCTTCCAATGTTTCAGTATAAGGCAATCCACTATTTTTTGCTTTTTCAATAGTTCTATTCCATACTTTAATCTCAAAACCGGCATTTTTTAAATTAATAGCCATAGGAAGTCCCATATGACCAAGACCTATCCAACTAATTTTTTTACTCATGTTAATCACCTCATAGAATATATTTATATAAACGATTTTGATATTTTATCATATTATATTTGATTCAAAGATTTAGATTTAATATTTCTTGCATTAATAGATTAAAATCCTTATAATATAACAAAATTTCATAATATTTAGAGGTAAAAGAATGTTTAAATCTTTATATGAGAAGATAAAAAAAGGTGTTGAAAAAACAAAAGCACAATTAATGAAAATTTCTTTTAGAAGAAAGATAGATGAAGCTTTATTTGAAGAGATAGAAACTGCTTTATTAAAAGCTGATGTTGGAGTCAAAGCTACTCAAGAAATAATGAAATTTTTAAGGGAAGAAAGCAAAAAAAGGGGTATAACAGAAGGAGAAGATTTAAAATCATTACTGAAAGAAAAATTAATAGAGATATTATCCGGTTGTAAAGGAGAGCTTAATCTTAAAGGAGAAAAACCGGATGTTATACTATTTTTAGGCATAAATGGAAGTGGTAAAACAACAACTGTGGGTAAATTAGC
It encodes:
- the tig gene encoding trigger factor, which gives rise to MNVVVESKDLVRTLTIEDQGEKVKEIVEEIIRELTKNAEIKGFRKGQAPKSIVKARYKDLIKEETAKQYIGKYLNEILEKENLKPVTQEISFGEIELENDEKLKFKVEFEVAPEFELKDYENIEVETLKVEVTEEDIQKEIDSILEENITYEVADKAIEIGDEVEIEYHIVAEDGSEEKDIFEAVIGAGMLRKEIEDALIGKKAGDEVKLENVPLYNPEGKEIGKATVNIKILEVRQEVKPEFNDEFVKSIELGENVEEARQKIKEIIENALQIARKRNIEDQILGKLAQDYDFPVPVSLLEIEANALLNRYESQLKNYGIKPNRDMIEAVKPNMIASAERNVKIMFILNKIAEKEGLSVSEEELNAKIEELAKLYDVSTSDMKAYLQEKGMIEGIKSDILRQKALDKVIEKANIKELSKEEYEAKLKEKENQAEEVSNG
- a CDS encoding NAD(P)-dependent oxidoreductase; its protein translation is MSKKISWIGLGHMGLPMAINLKNAGFEIKVWNRTIEKAKNSGLPYTETLEELIKDREIIITMLYDSNSVFDIYSKIIKNNIKNKLFIDMTTVHPETAKNIANMIIKNEAYFLEAPVIGSVIPAQKGVLTILISGDENIYKNNLDIFSALGKEIFFIGDYGMASTMKLINNAVLGSFFNVLCEAFIFAKKAGIDEKLALKVLENGAGKSMVLDAKKEKLLNKDYSTHFSTGLIHKDLTYALDVANKLGVVSQFTAISREYYNSAKSNNLTDMDFSVVFEIFKKLSNIS